One Cygnus atratus isolate AKBS03 ecotype Queensland, Australia chromosome 21, CAtr_DNAZoo_HiC_assembly, whole genome shotgun sequence genomic region harbors:
- the PPIH gene encoding peptidyl-prolyl cis-trans isomerase H isoform X2: protein MKIELFADVVPKTAENFRQFCTGEFRKDGVPIGYKGSTFHRVIKDFMIQGGDFVNGDGTGVASIYRGPFADENFKLKHSAPGLLSMANSGPSTNGCQFFITCSKCDWLDGKHVVFGKIVDGLLVMRKIENVPTGPNNKPKLPVVISQCGEM from the exons ATGAAGATCGAGCTGTTCGCCGACGTCGTGCCCAAAACCGCGGAGAACTTCAG gcagTTTTGTACAGGTGAATTCAG gAAAGATGGTGTTCCTATAGGTTATAAAGGAAGCACTTTCCACAG GGTAATAAAGGATTTCATGATCCAAGGAGGTGACTTTGTAAAT GGAGATGGCACTGGAGTAGCCAGTATATATAGGGGTCCTTTTGCAGACGAAAACTTCAAGCTGAAACACTCTGCTCCTGGTCTGCTTTCTATG GCAAACAGCGGTCCAAGTACTAACGGCTGTCAGTTTTTCATTACGTGCTCCAAATGTGACTGGTTGGATGGGAAACACGTTGTGTTCG GTAAAATCGTTGATGGGCTGTTGGTAATGAGAAAAATTGAA AATGTGCCTACAGGTCCAAATAACAAACCCAAGCTGCCAGTTGTGATCTCCCAGTGTGGGGAAATGTAA
- the PPIH gene encoding peptidyl-prolyl cis-trans isomerase H isoform X1, which yields MAVLAANPNNPVVFFDVTIGGQEVGRMKIELFADVVPKTAENFRQFCTGEFRKDGVPIGYKGSTFHRVIKDFMIQGGDFVNGDGTGVASIYRGPFADENFKLKHSAPGLLSMANSGPSTNGCQFFITCSKCDWLDGKHVVFGKIVDGLLVMRKIENVPTGPNNKPKLPVVISQCGEM from the exons ATGGCGGTGCTGGCGGCCAACCCCAACAACCCCGTGGTCTTCTTCGATGTCACCATCGGCGGGCAG GAGGTCGGCCGCATGAAGATCGAGCTGTTCGCCGACGTCGTGCCCAAAACCGCGGAGAACTTCAG gcagTTTTGTACAGGTGAATTCAG gAAAGATGGTGTTCCTATAGGTTATAAAGGAAGCACTTTCCACAG GGTAATAAAGGATTTCATGATCCAAGGAGGTGACTTTGTAAAT GGAGATGGCACTGGAGTAGCCAGTATATATAGGGGTCCTTTTGCAGACGAAAACTTCAAGCTGAAACACTCTGCTCCTGGTCTGCTTTCTATG GCAAACAGCGGTCCAAGTACTAACGGCTGTCAGTTTTTCATTACGTGCTCCAAATGTGACTGGTTGGATGGGAAACACGTTGTGTTCG GTAAAATCGTTGATGGGCTGTTGGTAATGAGAAAAATTGAA AATGTGCCTACAGGTCCAAATAACAAACCCAAGCTGCCAGTTGTGATCTCCCAGTGTGGGGAAATGTAA